Proteins found in one Quercus robur chromosome 2, dhQueRobu3.1, whole genome shotgun sequence genomic segment:
- the LOC126707028 gene encoding uncharacterized protein LOC126707028, with protein MADWGPVLIAVVLFVVLTPGLLFQLPGHSRVVDFCNMRTSGVSILVHTIIFFGLITIFLIAIGVHITTG; from the coding sequence ATGGCAGATTGGGGACCGGTATTGATAGCAGTGGTGCTATTTGTGGTGTTGACACCAGGGCTGCTGTTCCAGCTGCCTGGCCACAGCCGAGTGGTGGACTTCTGCAACATGAGGACTAGCGGGGTCTCCATATTGGTTCACACCATTATCTTCTTTGGACTCATCACCATCTTTCTCATTGCCATTGGTGTTCATATCACCACGGGATGA